One Thauera sp. K11 DNA window includes the following coding sequences:
- a CDS encoding ATP-binding domain-containing protein, which produces MARIHPEGWRQLPASGARSRELATLALFAGALPDDFAVYHGLHWTRAEGEHTVFGEITFAVVGPSGRVLLIEQQAGFLDETAEGLLRPPSRRARKVSVELARCTEALRARLRPLLDGDEPRLDTLFYCPDYRVRQPGTAGLDPARIVDASRRDELAAIVRTLAAPDAGPEAKPPAPERRATLHRFFADLLELVPDVQALAGRAEALTTRLSGGLAEWARRIDFTPFRLHVTATAGSGKTQLALAAYGDALRAGRRPLYVCYNRPLADHFARIAPPGGEVATFHRLCDRRLRAAGRIPDFTAPGAFRRMEADFAALAAVRDPAWRFGELIVDEGQDFAEPWRDALLALLADDGRAWWLEDPMQNLYGRPPVPLPGWVRITAATNYRTPADIVDLLNRRLPLPAPIRAGSPVAGSAPEVMAWHGDGEQGLMEATRRAITRAIGLGFRRDMIALVTFRGREHSRFTPITHLGPHRLRAFSGRYDLFGEPEHSEGDLLIDSVYRFKGQSAPCVIFTEIDFDALDEATVRKLFVGATRATMKLILVASPRAAAVLQPDEGEP; this is translated from the coding sequence ATGGCCCGCATCCATCCCGAAGGCTGGCGACAGCTCCCCGCAAGCGGCGCGCGCTCGCGCGAACTCGCCACGCTGGCGCTGTTCGCCGGCGCCCTGCCCGACGACTTCGCCGTCTACCACGGCCTGCACTGGACGCGCGCCGAGGGCGAGCACACCGTGTTCGGCGAGATCACCTTCGCCGTCGTCGGCCCTTCCGGCCGAGTGCTGCTGATCGAGCAGCAGGCGGGCTTCCTCGACGAGACGGCCGAGGGCCTGCTGCGGCCGCCGTCGCGCCGGGCGCGCAAGGTCAGCGTGGAACTGGCGCGCTGCACCGAGGCCCTGCGCGCGCGCCTGCGTCCGCTGCTGGACGGCGACGAGCCCCGGCTCGACACCCTGTTCTACTGCCCGGACTACCGCGTGCGGCAGCCCGGCACCGCCGGGCTGGACCCGGCGCGCATCGTCGACGCCTCCCGGCGCGACGAACTGGCCGCCATCGTGCGCACGCTCGCCGCCCCGGACGCCGGCCCGGAGGCGAAGCCGCCCGCCCCCGAGCGCCGCGCCACGCTGCACCGCTTCTTCGCCGACCTGCTCGAACTCGTGCCCGACGTGCAGGCGCTGGCCGGCCGCGCCGAGGCGCTCACCACCCGGCTGTCGGGCGGCCTCGCGGAGTGGGCGCGGCGCATCGACTTCACCCCTTTCCGCCTGCACGTCACCGCCACCGCCGGCAGCGGCAAGACGCAACTGGCGCTGGCCGCCTATGGCGACGCGCTGCGCGCCGGCCGCCGGCCCCTCTACGTGTGCTACAACCGGCCGCTGGCGGACCACTTCGCCCGCATCGCGCCGCCGGGCGGCGAGGTGGCGACCTTCCACCGGTTGTGCGACCGCCGCCTGCGCGCCGCCGGCCGCATCCCCGACTTCACCGCGCCGGGCGCGTTCCGGCGCATGGAGGCGGATTTCGCCGCGCTGGCCGCGGTGCGGGACCCTGCCTGGCGCTTCGGCGAACTGATCGTCGACGAAGGCCAGGACTTCGCCGAGCCCTGGCGCGACGCGCTGCTGGCGCTGCTCGCCGACGACGGCCGCGCGTGGTGGCTGGAAGATCCGATGCAGAATCTCTACGGCCGCCCGCCGGTGCCGCTGCCCGGCTGGGTGCGCATCACCGCCGCGACCAACTACCGCACGCCCGCCGACATCGTGGACCTGCTCAACCGCCGCCTGCCGCTGCCTGCGCCGATCCGCGCCGGCAGCCCGGTCGCCGGCAGCGCGCCGGAGGTGATGGCCTGGCACGGCGACGGCGAACAGGGCCTGATGGAGGCCACCCGGCGCGCGATCACCCGCGCCATCGGCCTCGGTTTCCGGCGCGACATGATCGCGCTCGTCACCTTCCGCGGCCGCGAGCATTCGCGCTTCACGCCGATCACCCACCTCGGCCCGCACCGGCTGCGCGCCTTTTCCGGCCGCTACGACCTCTTCGGCGAGCCGGAGCACAGCGAGGGCGACCTGCTGATCGACTCGGTGTATCGCTTCAAGGGCCAGTCGGCGCCGTGCGTGATCTTCACCGAGATCGACTTCGACGCGCTGGACGAGGCCACCGTGCGCAAGCTCTTCGTCGGCGCCACCCGGGCGACGATGAAGCTGATCCTGGTGGCGTCGCCGCGCGCCGCCGCCGTGCTGCAGCCGGACGAGGGTGAACCCTGA
- a CDS encoding MarC family protein — translation MDTLKAFITLLALINPFGAIPMFLSLTAHQSRSQVRRTIDTAAVATAVVIAVSALFGQTLLGIFGISIASLQVGGGVLLFLIALNMFNAEPGRARSTPEEAHEAAERSSIAVVPLTIPLLAGPGTMSSVIILSERARHWWQLALLVLIGMAIGAAVWATLRLAGPISRLAGQTGLNIMTRVMGLVLAALAVEFIANGVRTLVHA, via the coding sequence ATGGACACGCTGAAAGCCTTCATCACCCTGCTTGCGCTGATCAATCCCTTCGGCGCCATCCCGATGTTCCTGAGCCTCACCGCGCACCAGTCGCGGTCGCAGGTCCGCCGCACCATTGACACCGCGGCCGTCGCCACCGCCGTGGTCATCGCGGTGTCGGCGCTGTTCGGCCAGACGCTGCTGGGCATCTTCGGCATCTCGATCGCGTCGCTGCAGGTGGGCGGCGGGGTGCTGCTCTTCCTGATCGCGCTGAACATGTTCAATGCCGAGCCGGGCCGGGCGCGGTCCACGCCCGAGGAGGCGCACGAGGCGGCGGAGCGTTCCAGCATCGCGGTGGTGCCGCTGACGATTCCGCTGCTGGCCGGGCCCGGCACGATGAGTTCGGTCATCATCCTGTCGGAGCGCGCGCGCCACTGGTGGCAACTGGCCCTGCTGGTGCTGATCGGCATGGCGATCGGCGCCGCGGTGTGGGCCACCCTCCGCCTGGCGGGGCCGATCAGCCGCCTTGCCGGCCAGACCGGGCTCAACATCATGACGCGGGTGATGGGGCTGGTGCTGGCGGCGCTGGCGGTGGAATTCATCGCCAACGGCGTGCGCACGCTGGTCCATGCGTGA